Proteins co-encoded in one Pocillopora verrucosa isolate sample1 chromosome 1, ASM3666991v2, whole genome shotgun sequence genomic window:
- the LOC131772560 gene encoding inositol hexakisphosphate and diphosphoinositol-pentakisphosphate kinase 2 isoform X2 encodes MADYPRPFIRYDGEDDDEDDEEDAIPKIRIGVCAMSKKTNSQPMQEILNRMSAFDCVDISVFPDDTILNVPVEEWPICDCLISFYSKGFPLEKAIEYAQLRKPFSLNDLEMQYALMDRPTMYSLLESAGIETPRHAILLRDDDGDPINTNFVETDDSVQIGDVVFQKPFVEKPVNAEDHNVYIYYPSSAGGGSQRLFRKVGNRSSVYSGESSVRKEGSYIYEDFVVTDGTDVKVYTVGPEYAHAEARKSPSLDGKVERDSQGKEIRYPVILNQYEKELANKVCNLFKQTVCGCDLLRTHGKSYVCDVNGFSFVKTSKKYYDDAAQVLMSLIVHKLAPQLYTPYNLDLPEETPTVEALEGTMLELRCVIGIIRHGDRTPKQKMKMEVRHPRFIELFKKYLGFDEHKLKLKRPTQLQEVLNIARDLLANIKEGIPIFERRNKLHQLKSVLEMYGYFSGINRKVQFKYLGKPRDGSESESSESRLTDSGSDEKSGKQKVGKEAKTKDSKEGTGQSSEESQENEETKDEKLKVPVDSEHALLLIVKWGGELTTMGKEQALQLGRAFRSMYPGGQGRYSAMSGIGLLRLHSTYRHDLKIYASDEGRVQMTAAAFAKGFLALEGELTPVLVHLVRSDKNTTEMLDTSDAATKILGKVKHRLHEMLHSNDDFKEEDFARLAPNKSPSVMNAMKFVKNPYKMCEKLHNLVANLTGQLKELISQKIYDPRDPFLYHDETLELMMHRWTKLEKDFKLKNGQFDISLIPDIYDCIKYDVQHNSNLCLKNAMDLYKCAKAFADIVIPQEYGITMEEKLAIAQRVCVRLLRKIRGDLRHADKSDIHTRLNPSYSQSVETPHRHVRTRLYFTSESHVHTVLNAFRFGKLFEDIPDNQWQRAVSFLGEVPELNYMTQIVLLLYEDPKADPLSENRFHVEMHFSPGAKTMDDPEFLARNSPTRKRSEEDVRISSAAGGSTTGNVYTTSRGVADDGHQVQDSVVNTTTSINSPNSSSAPYGIATSTYPGQSQTTEKTGSFVNDTANDIGSSVSAEQNSAVEEALESEEFEPYDETVYAGNERPRFAIGMEDYSDSAVGPSTGDSTVSSGTSIDDSSGEEKPLKRQRNSLSETEISPAPTEIERRCKSDSDVLSVGSPTRDSPLRRKTKDQEASSIKCIVEEDDSKPLVASRRPKAHSVDGSPDDFCFGKLTEGRVKPSSAKSDTSSVRPRKVSFDMVRDQGKSDLGGQPLKVVQSTPSLKKGGSPRKFILGTTTSSIRAVRNLSYAIQSALVVKPYSFTKSTKNSRKPPIADFYEEMTKVESLNPLRTLHNAIPLREMDSYFDKATGQNFEAVVTPVGTPSRKASSKKLAAKSSNPTQLLAKMSSVASEVVEGVEELLNEKFEEPDS; translated from the exons ATGGCTGACTATCCAAGACCATTTATTAGATATGATGGtgaagatgacgatgaagaCGACGAAGAAGATGCAATTCCTAAGATTAGAATTGGGGTCTGTGCAATGAGCAAAAag ACCAACTCCCAACCTATGCAAGAGATCTTAAATCGAATGTCAGCATTTGACTGTGTGGACATATCTGTGTTTCCTGATGACACTATCCTGAATGTTCCAGTGGAGGAATGGCCCATTTGTGACtgtttgatttcattttactccAAAGGCTTTCCACTTGAGAAAGCAATTGAGTATGCCCAGCTGAGAAAACCATTCAGTCTAAATGATTTGGAAATGCAATATGCCTTGATGGACAG ACCAACAATGTACAGTCTTTTGGAGAGTGCAGGGATTGAAACACCAAGACATGCTATTTTGCTACGAGATGATGATGGAGATCCCATAAACACTAATTTTGTTGAGACGGATGATTCTGTACAGATTGGTGATGTTGTATTCCAAAAACCCTTTGTTGAAAAACCAGTAAATGCAGAAGACCACAATGTGTACATATATTACCCCTCATCAGCTGGAGGTGGCAGTCAAAGATTGTTCCGAAAGGTGGGAAATAGAAGCAGTGTGTACTCAGGTGAGAGTTCTGTGCGCAAGGAAGGGTCTTACATTTATGAGGACTTTGTGGTCACTGATGGAACAGATGTGAAG GTGTATACAGTGGGCCCAGAGTATGCTCATGCTGAGGCACGGAAGTCTCCTTCACTTGATGGAAAAGTTGAAAGAGATAGTCAAGGAAAGGAGATACGTTATCCTGTCATCCTAAACCAGTATGAGAAAGAACTGGCAAATAAAGTCTGCAACCTGTTCAAG CAAACAGTTTGTGGGTGTGATTTACTGCGCACTCATGGCAAATCCTATGTTTGTGATGTCAATGGCTTCAGTTTTGTAAAGACATCCAAGAAGTACTATGATGATGCAGCACAGGTCTTAATGAGCCTTATTGTACATAAACTAGCACCTCAATTATACACACCGTACAATCTTGATTTACCAGAAGAGACACCCACTGTTGAAGCCCTGGAGGGTACCATGTTAGAGCTAAGGTGTGTTATTGGCATTATCAGGCATGGTGACCGAACTCCAAAGCAGAAAATGAAGATGGAAGTCAGGCATCCAAG ATTTATTGAACTTTTCAAGAAGTATCTTGGCTTTGATGAACACAAGCTCAAGTTGAAGAGGCCGACCCAGTTACAAGAGGTGTTGAATATTGCCAGAGATTTGCTAGCCAACATTAAGGAGGGGATTCCAATCTTTGAGAGGCGTAACAAGCTCCATCAACTCAAAAGTGTGTTGGAAAT GTATGGGTATTTCTCTGGAATTAACAGAAAGGTTCAATTCAAGTACCTTGGCAAACCTCGAGATGGGAGTGAAAGTGAAAGCAGTGAGAGTCGACTAACAGATTCTGGTTCCGATGAGAAGAGTGGAAAGCAAAAAGTAGGGAaggaagcaaaaacaaaagacagtaAAGAAGGCACAGGGCAATCAAGTGAAGAATcacaggaaaatgaagaaacaaaagatgaaaaactaaAGGTACCAGTTGACTCTGAACACGCACTGCTGCTGATAGTCAAGTGGGGTGGAGAACTGACCACAATGGGAAAGGAGCAGGCCTTACAGTTAGGACGGGCTTTCAG GAGCATGTACCCTGGAGGTCAAGGGAGATACTCTGCAATGTCTGGCATTGGTTTACTGCGACTTCATAGCACCTACAGGCATGACTTGAAGATTTATGCATCTGATGAGGGACGAGTTCAAATGACAGCTGCAGCATTTGCAAAG GGTTTTCTTGCACTTGAAGGTGAGCTGACACCAGTTCTTGTACATCTGGTACGTAGTGATAAGAACACCACGGAAATGCTTGACACCTCTGATGCTGCTACCAAGATACTAGGAAA AGTAAAACACAGGCTTCATGAAATGCTTCATTCCAATGATGATTTCAAAGAAGAGGATTTTGCTAGG CTTGCACCAAACAAGTCTCCTTCTGTGATGAATGCCatgaaatttgtgaaaaatccaTACAAAATGTGTGAAAAGCTGCACAACTTGGTAGCGAATCTTACTGGACAATTAAAGGAGCTGATATCCCAGAAAATTTATGATCCAAGAG ATCCTTTCCTTTATCATGACGAAACATTGGAGCTGATGATGCACAGGTGGACGAAGTTAGAAAAG gattttaagttgaaaaatgGCCAGTTCGACATCAGTCTTATTCCAGATATCTACGACTGTATCAAGTACGACGTGCAGCATAACAG TAACCTGTGTTTGAAAAACGCTATGGATTTATACAAGTGTGCCAAGGCTTTTGCAGACATTGTTATTCCGCAG gaatacGGAATAACAATGGAAGAGAAGCTAGCCATTGCTCAAAGAGTTTGTGTAAGACTTTTAAGGAAGATTAGAGGAGATCTCCGGCACGCAGACAAGTCAGATATACACACCCGCCTTAATCCCAG ttATTCACAGAGTGTGGAAACACCGCATCGCCATGTTCGAACAAGGCTGTATTTTACAAGTGAGAGTCACGTGCATACAGTGCTAAATGCTTTTCGATTTGGAAAGCTTTTTGAA GATATTCCGGATAACCAGTGGCAGAGAGCTGTGTCGTTCTTAGGAGAGGTACCAGAATTGAACTACATGACTCAGATTGTGCTGTTGTTGTATGAGGATCCAAAGGCGGATCCTTTGTCTGAAAACCGATTTCATGTGGAGATGCACTTCAGTCCTGGAGCCAAGACTATGGATGATCCAGAGTTTTTAGCAAGGAACTCGCCTACAAGGAAACGAAGTGAGGAAGATGTGAGAATCTCGTCGGCTGCTGGTGGTTCAACGACGGGGAATGTATATACAACGAGCAGAGGTGTCGCGGATGATGGCCATCAAGTTCAGGATAGTGTGGTTAATACGACAACATCAATTAACAGTCCTAATTCTTCCTCTGCTCCTTACGGAATAGCCACAAGTACTTATCCTGGACAATCCCAGACGACGGAAAAAACTGGAAGTTTTGTTAACGACACTGCAAATGACATAGGTAGCTCTGTAAGTGCAGAGCAGAACTCCGCTGTGGAGGAAGCTTTGGAAAGCGAAGAATTTGAACCTTACGATGAGACTGTATACGCTGGTAATGAGCGGCCACGTTTTGCAATCGGTATGGAAGACTATTCAGATTCTGCCGTGGGTCCAAGCACAGGTGATAGTACTGTGTCTTCGGGTACATCTATTGATGACTCGTCTGGTGAAGAGAAACCGTTAAAGAGGCAAAGGAACAGTTTGAGTGAAACAGAAATTAGCCCCGCCCcaactgaaattgaaaggagATGTAAATCGGACAGTGACGTGTTATCCGTTGGAAGTCCAACAAGGGATTCTCCTCTAAGAAGAAAAACGAAGGACCAAGAGGCAAGTTCGATAAAATGCATCGTGGAAGAAGATGATTCCAAACCACTTGTGGCCAGTCGAAGGCCGAAGGCTCATTCGGTTGATGGATCACCagatgatttttgttttggaaaGTTGACAGAAG GCAGAGTAAAGCCTTCATCGGCCAAGTCGGACACTTCTTCTGTTCGGCCACGTAAGGTCTCGTTTGATATGGTGCGAGACCAGGGAAAGAGCGACTTGGGCGGTCAGCCATTAAAGGTTGTCCAGTCAACCCCGTCCTTGAAAAAGGGAGGTTCTCCGCGGAAATTTATACTTG gaaCTACAACCTCCTCCATTCGTGCAGTCAGAAATCTTTCGTATGCCATTCAAAGTGCTTTGGTTGTCAAGCCATATTCTTTTACAAAAAGCACGAAAAACAGCCGAAAGCCACCAA TTGCAGACTTCTATGAAGAAATGACGAAAGTGGAATCACTGAATCCCTTGCGTACACTTCACAATGCGATACCACTGAGGGAAATGGACAGCTACTTCGACAAAGCCACTGGTCAGAACTTTGAAGCTGTTGTTACACCAGTCGGTACTCCCTCGAGGAAGGCTTCGTCGAAGAAACTTGCTGCCAAATCTTCAAATCCTACACAGTTGCTGGCGAAGATGTCCAGTGTGGCTAGCGAGGTCGTCGAAGGAGTCGAGGAGTTGctcaatgaaaaatttgaagaacCAGATTCTTGA
- the LOC131772560 gene encoding inositol hexakisphosphate and diphosphoinositol-pentakisphosphate kinase 2 isoform X1, translating into MADYPRPFIRYDGEDDDEDDEEDAIPKIRIGVCAMSKKTNSQPMQEILNRMSAFDCVDISVFPDDTILNVPVEEWPICDCLISFYSKGFPLEKAIEYAQLRKPFSLNDLEMQYALMDRPTMYSLLESAGIETPRHAILLRDDDGDPINTNFVETDDSVQIGDVVFQKPFVEKPVNAEDHNVYIYYPSSAGGGSQRLFRKVGNRSSVYSGESSVRKEGSYIYEDFVVTDGTDVKVYTVGPEYAHAEARKSPSLDGKVERDSQGKEIRYPVILNQYEKELANKVCNLFKQTVCGCDLLRTHGKSYVCDVNGFSFVKTSKKYYDDAAQVLMSLIVHKLAPQLYTPYNLDLPEETPTVEALEGTMLELRCVIGIIRHGDRTPKQKMKMEVRHPRFIELFKKYLGFDEHKLKLKRPTQLQEVLNIARDLLANIKEGIPIFERRNKLHQLKSVLEMYGYFSGINRKVQFKYLGKPRDGSESESSESRLTDSGSDEKSGKQKVGKEAKTKDSKEGTGQSSEESQENEETKDEKLKVPVDSEHALLLIVKWGGELTTMGKEQALQLGRAFRSMYPGGQGRYSAMSGIGLLRLHSTYRHDLKIYASDEGRVQMTAAAFAKGFLALEGELTPVLVHLVRSDKNTTEMLDTSDAATKILGKVKHRLHEMLHSNDDFKEEDFARLAPNKSPSVMNAMKFVKNPYKMCEKLHNLVANLTGQLKELISQKIYDPRDPFLYHDETLELMMHRWTKLEKDFKLKNGQFDISLIPDIYDCIKYDVQHNSNLCLKNAMDLYKCAKAFADIVIPQEYGITMEEKLAIAQRVCVRLLRKIRGDLRHADKSDIHTRLNPSYSQSVETPHRHVRTRLYFTSESHVHTVLNAFRFGKLFEDIPDNQWQRAVSFLGEVPELNYMTQIVLLLYEDPKADPLSENRFHVEMHFSPGAKTMDDPEFLARNSPTRKRSEEDVRISSAAGGSTTGNVYTTSRGVADDGHQVQDSVVNTTTSINSPNSSSAPYGIATSTYPGQSQTTEKTGSFVNDTANDIGSSVSAEQNSAVEEALESEEFEPYDETVYAGNERPRFAIGMEDYSDSAVGPSTGDSTVSSGTSIDDSSGEEKPLKRQRNSLSETEISPAPTEIERRCKSDSDVLSVGSPTRDSPLRRKTKDQEASSIKCIVEEDDSKPLVASRRPKAHSVDGSPDDFCFGKLTEGVRTDLHTVDEEDQENEYGSTDDDQQGKRSGQDDDDVILDEEGRVKPSSAKSDTSSVRPRKVSFDMVRDQGKSDLGGQPLKVVQSTPSLKKGGSPRKFILGTTTSSIRAVRNLSYAIQSALVVKPYSFTKSTKNSRKPPIADFYEEMTKVESLNPLRTLHNAIPLREMDSYFDKATGQNFEAVVTPVGTPSRKASSKKLAAKSSNPTQLLAKMSSVASEVVEGVEELLNEKFEEPDS; encoded by the exons ATGGCTGACTATCCAAGACCATTTATTAGATATGATGGtgaagatgacgatgaagaCGACGAAGAAGATGCAATTCCTAAGATTAGAATTGGGGTCTGTGCAATGAGCAAAAag ACCAACTCCCAACCTATGCAAGAGATCTTAAATCGAATGTCAGCATTTGACTGTGTGGACATATCTGTGTTTCCTGATGACACTATCCTGAATGTTCCAGTGGAGGAATGGCCCATTTGTGACtgtttgatttcattttactccAAAGGCTTTCCACTTGAGAAAGCAATTGAGTATGCCCAGCTGAGAAAACCATTCAGTCTAAATGATTTGGAAATGCAATATGCCTTGATGGACAG ACCAACAATGTACAGTCTTTTGGAGAGTGCAGGGATTGAAACACCAAGACATGCTATTTTGCTACGAGATGATGATGGAGATCCCATAAACACTAATTTTGTTGAGACGGATGATTCTGTACAGATTGGTGATGTTGTATTCCAAAAACCCTTTGTTGAAAAACCAGTAAATGCAGAAGACCACAATGTGTACATATATTACCCCTCATCAGCTGGAGGTGGCAGTCAAAGATTGTTCCGAAAGGTGGGAAATAGAAGCAGTGTGTACTCAGGTGAGAGTTCTGTGCGCAAGGAAGGGTCTTACATTTATGAGGACTTTGTGGTCACTGATGGAACAGATGTGAAG GTGTATACAGTGGGCCCAGAGTATGCTCATGCTGAGGCACGGAAGTCTCCTTCACTTGATGGAAAAGTTGAAAGAGATAGTCAAGGAAAGGAGATACGTTATCCTGTCATCCTAAACCAGTATGAGAAAGAACTGGCAAATAAAGTCTGCAACCTGTTCAAG CAAACAGTTTGTGGGTGTGATTTACTGCGCACTCATGGCAAATCCTATGTTTGTGATGTCAATGGCTTCAGTTTTGTAAAGACATCCAAGAAGTACTATGATGATGCAGCACAGGTCTTAATGAGCCTTATTGTACATAAACTAGCACCTCAATTATACACACCGTACAATCTTGATTTACCAGAAGAGACACCCACTGTTGAAGCCCTGGAGGGTACCATGTTAGAGCTAAGGTGTGTTATTGGCATTATCAGGCATGGTGACCGAACTCCAAAGCAGAAAATGAAGATGGAAGTCAGGCATCCAAG ATTTATTGAACTTTTCAAGAAGTATCTTGGCTTTGATGAACACAAGCTCAAGTTGAAGAGGCCGACCCAGTTACAAGAGGTGTTGAATATTGCCAGAGATTTGCTAGCCAACATTAAGGAGGGGATTCCAATCTTTGAGAGGCGTAACAAGCTCCATCAACTCAAAAGTGTGTTGGAAAT GTATGGGTATTTCTCTGGAATTAACAGAAAGGTTCAATTCAAGTACCTTGGCAAACCTCGAGATGGGAGTGAAAGTGAAAGCAGTGAGAGTCGACTAACAGATTCTGGTTCCGATGAGAAGAGTGGAAAGCAAAAAGTAGGGAaggaagcaaaaacaaaagacagtaAAGAAGGCACAGGGCAATCAAGTGAAGAATcacaggaaaatgaagaaacaaaagatgaaaaactaaAGGTACCAGTTGACTCTGAACACGCACTGCTGCTGATAGTCAAGTGGGGTGGAGAACTGACCACAATGGGAAAGGAGCAGGCCTTACAGTTAGGACGGGCTTTCAG GAGCATGTACCCTGGAGGTCAAGGGAGATACTCTGCAATGTCTGGCATTGGTTTACTGCGACTTCATAGCACCTACAGGCATGACTTGAAGATTTATGCATCTGATGAGGGACGAGTTCAAATGACAGCTGCAGCATTTGCAAAG GGTTTTCTTGCACTTGAAGGTGAGCTGACACCAGTTCTTGTACATCTGGTACGTAGTGATAAGAACACCACGGAAATGCTTGACACCTCTGATGCTGCTACCAAGATACTAGGAAA AGTAAAACACAGGCTTCATGAAATGCTTCATTCCAATGATGATTTCAAAGAAGAGGATTTTGCTAGG CTTGCACCAAACAAGTCTCCTTCTGTGATGAATGCCatgaaatttgtgaaaaatccaTACAAAATGTGTGAAAAGCTGCACAACTTGGTAGCGAATCTTACTGGACAATTAAAGGAGCTGATATCCCAGAAAATTTATGATCCAAGAG ATCCTTTCCTTTATCATGACGAAACATTGGAGCTGATGATGCACAGGTGGACGAAGTTAGAAAAG gattttaagttgaaaaatgGCCAGTTCGACATCAGTCTTATTCCAGATATCTACGACTGTATCAAGTACGACGTGCAGCATAACAG TAACCTGTGTTTGAAAAACGCTATGGATTTATACAAGTGTGCCAAGGCTTTTGCAGACATTGTTATTCCGCAG gaatacGGAATAACAATGGAAGAGAAGCTAGCCATTGCTCAAAGAGTTTGTGTAAGACTTTTAAGGAAGATTAGAGGAGATCTCCGGCACGCAGACAAGTCAGATATACACACCCGCCTTAATCCCAG ttATTCACAGAGTGTGGAAACACCGCATCGCCATGTTCGAACAAGGCTGTATTTTACAAGTGAGAGTCACGTGCATACAGTGCTAAATGCTTTTCGATTTGGAAAGCTTTTTGAA GATATTCCGGATAACCAGTGGCAGAGAGCTGTGTCGTTCTTAGGAGAGGTACCAGAATTGAACTACATGACTCAGATTGTGCTGTTGTTGTATGAGGATCCAAAGGCGGATCCTTTGTCTGAAAACCGATTTCATGTGGAGATGCACTTCAGTCCTGGAGCCAAGACTATGGATGATCCAGAGTTTTTAGCAAGGAACTCGCCTACAAGGAAACGAAGTGAGGAAGATGTGAGAATCTCGTCGGCTGCTGGTGGTTCAACGACGGGGAATGTATATACAACGAGCAGAGGTGTCGCGGATGATGGCCATCAAGTTCAGGATAGTGTGGTTAATACGACAACATCAATTAACAGTCCTAATTCTTCCTCTGCTCCTTACGGAATAGCCACAAGTACTTATCCTGGACAATCCCAGACGACGGAAAAAACTGGAAGTTTTGTTAACGACACTGCAAATGACATAGGTAGCTCTGTAAGTGCAGAGCAGAACTCCGCTGTGGAGGAAGCTTTGGAAAGCGAAGAATTTGAACCTTACGATGAGACTGTATACGCTGGTAATGAGCGGCCACGTTTTGCAATCGGTATGGAAGACTATTCAGATTCTGCCGTGGGTCCAAGCACAGGTGATAGTACTGTGTCTTCGGGTACATCTATTGATGACTCGTCTGGTGAAGAGAAACCGTTAAAGAGGCAAAGGAACAGTTTGAGTGAAACAGAAATTAGCCCCGCCCcaactgaaattgaaaggagATGTAAATCGGACAGTGACGTGTTATCCGTTGGAAGTCCAACAAGGGATTCTCCTCTAAGAAGAAAAACGAAGGACCAAGAGGCAAGTTCGATAAAATGCATCGTGGAAGAAGATGATTCCAAACCACTTGTGGCCAGTCGAAGGCCGAAGGCTCATTCGGTTGATGGATCACCagatgatttttgttttggaaaGTTGACAGAAG GAGTCAGGACTGATTTGCATACCGTTGACGAAGAAGATCAGGAGAATGAATACGGTTCAACTGATGATGATCAGCAAGGCAAAAGAAGTGGTCAAGACGATGATGACGTGATTCTTGACGAAGAAG GCAGAGTAAAGCCTTCATCGGCCAAGTCGGACACTTCTTCTGTTCGGCCACGTAAGGTCTCGTTTGATATGGTGCGAGACCAGGGAAAGAGCGACTTGGGCGGTCAGCCATTAAAGGTTGTCCAGTCAACCCCGTCCTTGAAAAAGGGAGGTTCTCCGCGGAAATTTATACTTG gaaCTACAACCTCCTCCATTCGTGCAGTCAGAAATCTTTCGTATGCCATTCAAAGTGCTTTGGTTGTCAAGCCATATTCTTTTACAAAAAGCACGAAAAACAGCCGAAAGCCACCAA TTGCAGACTTCTATGAAGAAATGACGAAAGTGGAATCACTGAATCCCTTGCGTACACTTCACAATGCGATACCACTGAGGGAAATGGACAGCTACTTCGACAAAGCCACTGGTCAGAACTTTGAAGCTGTTGTTACACCAGTCGGTACTCCCTCGAGGAAGGCTTCGTCGAAGAAACTTGCTGCCAAATCTTCAAATCCTACACAGTTGCTGGCGAAGATGTCCAGTGTGGCTAGCGAGGTCGTCGAAGGAGTCGAGGAGTTGctcaatgaaaaatttgaagaacCAGATTCTTGA